From Ramlibacter agri, a single genomic window includes:
- a CDS encoding methyl-accepting chemotaxis protein, with protein MRNNQPVTQQEHRLADDAIIMSITDTESRIVYVNPDFIQASGFEREELTGEFHNLVRHPDMPREAFADLWATIRGNESWTGMIKNRRKNGDHYWVRANATPITRDGHITGYTSVRVTPTRQEVEAAEALYARLRNGTARGTALRKGVAVRTGLLAWTSWLQVMPLRWRIRLAALGGLALAVAAMLAGGLPSATVAQAGALALLGAFLNCWMLEAQVARPLQRILAQAELSARGQACAELHLNRIDEIGMLARATTQANLNLRSLVKDVVKRSHAVDASGTGLHRASQELAARTEHQASALEESAASMEELAAAVKQNAERAQRAMDLVRSASETTLQGGAAVGAVADTMQGIRDSAGQIANIIGLIDDIAFQTNILALNAAVEAARAGEQGRGFAVVSAEVRALARRSAEAAKQIKSIIAHSLQQVEQGAHRVQGAAGTTADVVESVRRVSRLMEEISAACAEQSTGVAQVGDAVVQMDQATQQNAQMVQDVAGAVAQLALQTGDLVLAVGVFAGAAHGAPAARQRPAAPTRAGLRRATAPA; from the coding sequence ATGCGAAACAACCAGCCCGTCACCCAGCAAGAACACCGGCTTGCCGACGACGCGATCATCATGTCCATCACGGACACGGAGAGCCGCATCGTCTACGTGAACCCCGACTTCATCCAGGCCAGCGGCTTCGAGCGGGAGGAGCTCACCGGCGAATTCCACAACCTGGTGCGCCATCCGGACATGCCGCGCGAGGCCTTCGCCGACCTGTGGGCGACCATCCGCGGCAACGAGTCGTGGACCGGCATGATCAAGAACCGCCGCAAGAACGGCGACCACTACTGGGTGCGCGCCAACGCGACGCCCATCACGCGCGACGGGCACATCACCGGCTACACCTCGGTCCGGGTGACGCCGACGCGGCAGGAGGTCGAAGCGGCGGAAGCCCTCTACGCGCGGCTGCGCAATGGGACTGCGCGCGGCACCGCCCTGCGCAAGGGCGTGGCCGTGCGCACCGGCCTGCTGGCATGGACGTCCTGGCTCCAGGTGATGCCGCTGCGATGGCGCATCCGGCTGGCCGCATTGGGCGGGCTGGCGCTGGCCGTCGCCGCGATGCTCGCTGGCGGTTTGCCTTCAGCCACCGTGGCGCAGGCCGGCGCGCTCGCCTTGCTGGGCGCTTTCCTCAATTGCTGGATGCTGGAGGCGCAGGTCGCCCGGCCGCTGCAGCGCATCCTGGCGCAAGCCGAACTGTCCGCCCGTGGCCAGGCTTGCGCCGAACTGCACCTGAACCGGATCGACGAGATCGGCATGCTGGCGCGTGCGACCACGCAGGCCAACCTGAACCTGCGCTCGCTGGTCAAGGACGTCGTGAAGCGCTCGCACGCGGTCGACGCCAGCGGCACCGGCCTGCACCGCGCCAGCCAGGAACTGGCGGCGCGCACCGAACATCAGGCGAGCGCGCTGGAAGAATCGGCCGCCTCCATGGAGGAACTGGCAGCGGCGGTCAAGCAGAATGCCGAGCGCGCGCAGCGGGCGATGGACCTGGTGCGCTCGGCCAGCGAGACCACCCTGCAGGGCGGAGCGGCGGTCGGCGCCGTCGCCGACACCATGCAGGGCATCCGCGACAGCGCCGGGCAGATCGCGAACATCATCGGCCTGATCGACGACATCGCCTTCCAGACCAACATCCTCGCGCTCAATGCGGCGGTGGAGGCCGCGCGCGCCGGCGAGCAGGGCCGGGGCTTCGCCGTCGTCTCGGCGGAAGTGCGGGCGCTGGCGCGGCGCAGCGCGGAAGCCGCGAAGCAGATCAAGTCCATCATCGCGCACAGCCTCCAGCAGGTGGAGCAGGGCGCGCACCGGGTGCAGGGCGCGGCCGGGACGACGGCGGACGTGGTGGAGAGCGTGCGCCGCGTCAGCCGGCTGATGGAGGAGATCAGCGCGGCCTGCGCCGAGCAGAGCACCGGCGTGGCCCAGGTCGGGGACGCGGTCGTGCAGATGGACCAGGCCACGCAACAGAACGCCCAGATGGTGCAGGACGTCGCGGGCGCGGTGGCGCAACTGGCCCTGCAGACCGGCGACCTGGTGCTGGCGGTCGGCGTGTTCGCGGGCGCAGCCCATGGGGCTCCCGCTGCGCGGCAACGCCCGGCCGCGCCGACACGCGCCGGTTTGCGCCGCGCCACGGCGCCTGCCTGA
- a CDS encoding DUF1801 domain-containing protein, with the protein MDRLFRFATAVKQDPAVSAWLHERPGELGAIARHWFETLRACGDDIRELMHDGQATACVADAAFAYVAVYKAHVDVGFFLGAQLPDPASLLEGTGKFMRHVKLGPGREVDSEALMHLISLACRDMQARVHAGS; encoded by the coding sequence ATGGATCGGCTGTTCCGCTTCGCCACCGCTGTCAAACAGGACCCTGCCGTCTCCGCCTGGCTGCACGAGCGGCCTGGCGAATTGGGCGCCATCGCACGCCACTGGTTCGAAACGCTGCGCGCCTGCGGCGACGACATCCGGGAGCTGATGCACGACGGCCAGGCCACCGCCTGTGTCGCCGACGCCGCATTTGCTTACGTCGCTGTCTACAAAGCCCACGTGGACGTGGGCTTCTTCCTCGGTGCACAGCTGCCCGATCCCGCGAGCCTGCTGGAGGGCACCGGGAAGTTCATGCGCCACGTGAAGCTCGGGCCCGGACGCGAGGTCGATTCCGAGGCGCTGATGCACCTGATCTCGTTGGCTTGCCGCGACATGCAGGCCCGGGTGCACGCCGGAAGCTAG
- a CDS encoding glycosyltransferase, with protein MTARSARLQALRSAVLPILLYGTSSYAFLYWARAGLHPLHVKVLLAFGVLAFWRYGWQVVHYLRAAWYALIHYPRLRAAAERVADSGRTSERIFIVVPSYLEEAWVSTEATQALMANIAALPCKATIVAAVGSDEDEAVIAAAVNAHPARDKVELVFQRQSQGKRIAMGHALRAVARRHDDEPDSVTILMDGDTWLAPDTLARVLPFFAAFRDLGALTTDETAFIPGRDAWYRDWFALKFGQRHVLFQSHSLSHKVLTLTGRFSAFRTGIVVQEDFLQRIEHDTIDHWLHGRFRFLMGDDKSSWFHVLQSGWKMLYLPDVRVVSLESRETSFLRASVELPYRWFGNTMRNNPRALALGPWRTGWFIWLVLLDQRISMWTSLVGITGATVMALTKSPIFLPLYIAWAALVRTVQVAVIAANGHGVTWRTIPLMLYTHWIGAIVKIRAWHHLSDQSWSKGRGRQAVAAKGGLLRRLAPTATMLTAYVAFGLVILLTHSALRLPAAGWLAPSSTAWLVTPANAATAPQPAGTVPPGVRADDGQDDAAPLQAWLDRQPPGPVAIRLPAGVLDFKQPLVIRRDGVSIVGAGRERTRIVSHLQAPAPAVIQVLGEEGKRTARLAQALGPDEKLVRVTGRLQVQPGDLLWLREPNDDAFLHSIGSQRWNRKYPYLRQALLRVESVDAAGVHLSEPSGVSFDASTTEVARALPVRGVQLADFSIQQLADGRAIASVSHVYENVLPDFAVDAISLLWTQDADIERVGVIDAGRHPLLIEQSYGFRVRDILLDGAWNKGDQGSGYLRIARSYRGLVEGGTVRNIRHIALQWSSAFNRIRNVSSNVDVNFHGGYAHHNEVEGMRFSIPPEHHWGPVYLTPPDAHWAPPDGPGNTVDGQPAGHAPS; from the coding sequence ATGACCGCGCGCTCCGCCCGCCTGCAGGCGCTGCGCTCCGCGGTATTGCCGATCCTGCTGTACGGCACTTCCAGCTACGCTTTCCTCTATTGGGCGCGCGCAGGCCTGCACCCCTTGCACGTCAAGGTGCTGCTTGCCTTCGGCGTGCTGGCCTTCTGGCGCTATGGCTGGCAGGTGGTGCACTACCTGCGCGCGGCCTGGTATGCGCTGATCCACTATCCGCGCCTGCGCGCGGCGGCGGAGCGCGTGGCCGACAGCGGGCGCACGTCGGAGCGCATCTTCATCGTCGTGCCTTCCTACCTGGAGGAAGCCTGGGTCAGCACCGAGGCGACGCAGGCGCTGATGGCCAACATCGCCGCGCTGCCGTGCAAGGCGACCATCGTGGCGGCCGTGGGCAGCGACGAGGACGAAGCGGTCATCGCCGCCGCGGTCAACGCCCACCCCGCGCGCGACAAGGTGGAACTGGTGTTCCAGCGACAGAGCCAGGGCAAGCGCATCGCGATGGGCCATGCGCTGCGCGCCGTGGCGCGCCGCCACGACGATGAGCCGGACAGCGTGACCATCCTGATGGACGGCGACACCTGGCTCGCGCCCGACACCTTGGCGCGCGTGCTGCCCTTCTTCGCCGCCTTCCGCGACCTCGGCGCGCTGACCACCGACGAGACGGCCTTCATCCCGGGCCGCGATGCCTGGTACCGCGACTGGTTCGCGCTCAAGTTCGGCCAGCGCCACGTGCTGTTCCAGTCGCACAGCCTGTCGCACAAGGTGCTCACCTTGACCGGCCGCTTCTCGGCCTTCCGCACCGGCATCGTGGTGCAGGAAGACTTCCTGCAGCGCATCGAGCACGACACCATCGACCACTGGCTGCACGGCCGCTTCCGCTTCCTGATGGGCGACGACAAGAGCTCGTGGTTCCACGTGCTGCAAAGCGGTTGGAAGATGCTGTACCTGCCGGATGTCCGCGTGGTCTCGCTGGAAAGCCGCGAAACGAGCTTCCTGCGCGCCAGCGTGGAGCTGCCGTATCGCTGGTTCGGCAACACCATGCGCAACAACCCGCGGGCGCTGGCCCTGGGGCCGTGGCGCACCGGCTGGTTCATCTGGCTGGTGCTGCTGGACCAGCGCATCTCGATGTGGACCTCGCTGGTCGGCATCACCGGCGCGACCGTCATGGCCCTCACCAAGTCGCCGATCTTCCTGCCGCTGTACATCGCCTGGGCGGCGCTCGTGCGCACCGTGCAGGTGGCGGTGATCGCGGCCAACGGCCACGGCGTGACCTGGCGCACGATCCCGCTGATGCTCTACACGCACTGGATCGGCGCCATCGTCAAGATCCGCGCCTGGCACCACCTCTCGGACCAGAGCTGGAGCAAGGGCAGGGGCCGGCAGGCGGTGGCGGCCAAGGGCGGCCTGCTGCGGCGGCTCGCGCCGACGGCGACGATGCTCACGGCCTATGTGGCCTTCGGCCTGGTGATCCTGCTGACGCACAGCGCGCTGCGGCTGCCGGCTGCGGGCTGGCTGGCCCCTTCGTCCACGGCATGGCTGGTGACGCCCGCCAACGCCGCGACCGCGCCGCAGCCCGCGGGCACGGTGCCGCCCGGGGTGCGGGCCGACGATGGCCAGGACGACGCGGCGCCGCTGCAGGCCTGGCTGGACCGCCAGCCGCCGGGGCCGGTGGCGATCCGGCTGCCGGCCGGCGTGCTGGATTTCAAGCAGCCGCTGGTGATCCGGCGCGACGGCGTCAGCATCGTCGGCGCGGGGCGCGAGCGGACCCGCATCGTGTCGCACCTGCAGGCGCCGGCGCCGGCCGTGATCCAGGTCCTGGGCGAAGAAGGCAAGCGCACGGCGCGCCTGGCGCAGGCGCTGGGGCCGGACGAGAAGCTCGTGCGGGTCACGGGCCGGCTGCAGGTGCAGCCCGGGGACCTGCTGTGGCTGCGCGAGCCGAACGACGACGCCTTCCTGCACTCCATCGGCAGCCAGCGCTGGAATCGCAAGTATCCCTACCTGCGGCAGGCGCTGCTGCGCGTGGAGAGCGTGGATGCCGCGGGCGTGCATCTTTCCGAACCTTCGGGAGTGTCCTTCGACGCCAGTACAACCGAAGTTGCGCGCGCCTTGCCGGTGCGCGGCGTGCAGCTGGCGGACTTCAGCATCCAGCAGCTGGCCGATGGTCGCGCCATCGCCAGCGTGTCACACGTGTACGAGAACGTGCTGCCGGACTTCGCGGTCGACGCCATCTCGCTGCTGTGGACGCAGGATGCCGACATCGAGCGCGTGGGCGTCATCGACGCCGGCCGGCATCCGCTGTTGATCGAGCAGAGCTACGGCTTCCGCGTGCGCGACATCCTGCTCGATGGCGCCTGGAACAAGGGCGACCAGGGCAGCGGCTACCTGCGCATCGCGCGCAGCTACCGCGGACTCGTGGAAGGTGGCACGGTGCGCAACATCCGCCACATCGCGCTGCAATGGAGCTCCGCGTTCAACCGCATCCGCAACGTGTCCAGCAACGTCGACGTCAACTTCCACGGCGGCTATGCGCATCACAACGAGGTGGAGGGCATGCGCTTCTCCATCCCGCCCGAGCACCATTGGGGCCCGGTCTACTTGACGCCGCCCGACGCGCATTGGGCGCCGCCGGACGGTCCCGGAAACACCGTGGACGGCCAGCCGGCCGGTCATGCGCCGTCTTAG
- a CDS encoding HlyD family efflux transporter periplasmic adaptor subunit, producing the protein MISREANLPRKAMRVAIPLHVEIAGRTHAAHDWSTTGVGLTDLEPVPQPGEVVDARLSFPMRDSTLLIPVQLAYRSRHGSVHGFEFHELSPRNRRILRHYIELSLDGKLGEVDDIVAVVALPGTGTPVHAPLLLQGGEGLPRPNRARMAGAVLLGLAVVGAAVGIVWYNLTYQLQGTGFASGSIARVTANHDGQLVRLLVQPGSRVEPGTALFTVDNPQLRTEVRALEQHIALLVAEQARLARERRGADAGLLDSLRRNWADRQGELANARKLYEAGVITQRDMLVVNDQAQAMRNDYLRQVADSATHSQSINASDNLSRLQLELAAKKELLARQDEDSIVRAPMKGKVFTVEHVNGEFVAARDPVVLLEADVTPSVLLRLPNEDAVKLRPGMPATVAVPFENRQYPARISAIGLAAASAAAAVTQEGGLDQTLVKVDFDDRQVRLPANARVNVWIRNPSLPWS; encoded by the coding sequence ATGATTTCGCGCGAAGCGAACCTGCCACGCAAGGCGATGCGGGTCGCGATCCCGCTGCACGTCGAGATCGCCGGCCGCACGCATGCGGCGCACGACTGGTCCACCACCGGCGTGGGCCTCACCGACCTGGAGCCCGTCCCGCAGCCCGGCGAGGTCGTCGATGCCAGGCTGAGCTTCCCGATGCGCGACTCGACCTTGCTGATCCCGGTGCAGCTGGCCTACCGCAGCCGCCACGGCAGCGTGCACGGCTTCGAGTTCCACGAGCTGTCGCCGCGCAACCGGCGCATCCTGCGCCACTACATCGAGCTGTCGCTGGACGGCAAGCTGGGCGAGGTCGACGACATCGTCGCGGTGGTCGCGCTGCCGGGCACGGGCACGCCGGTGCACGCGCCGCTGCTGCTGCAAGGCGGCGAAGGCCTGCCGCGCCCGAATCGCGCGCGCATGGCCGGCGCAGTGTTGCTGGGCCTGGCGGTGGTGGGCGCGGCGGTGGGCATCGTCTGGTACAACTTGACATACCAGTTGCAGGGCACCGGTTTCGCGAGCGGCAGCATTGCGCGCGTCACCGCCAACCACGACGGCCAGCTTGTACGACTGCTCGTACAGCCTGGTTCGCGCGTGGAGCCGGGCACGGCGCTGTTCACGGTCGACAACCCGCAGCTGCGCACCGAGGTGCGGGCGCTGGAGCAGCACATCGCGCTGCTGGTCGCCGAGCAGGCGCGCCTCGCACGCGAGCGCCGCGGCGCCGATGCCGGCCTGCTGGATTCGCTGCGGCGCAACTGGGCCGACCGCCAGGGCGAACTGGCGAACGCGCGCAAGCTGTACGAAGCCGGCGTCATCACGCAGCGCGACATGCTGGTGGTGAACGACCAGGCGCAAGCCATGCGCAACGACTACCTGCGGCAGGTGGCCGACAGCGCCACGCACAGCCAGAGCATCAACGCCTCCGACAACCTGAGCCGATTGCAGCTGGAGCTGGCGGCCAAGAAGGAACTGCTGGCGCGCCAGGACGAAGACAGCATCGTGCGCGCCCCGATGAAGGGCAAGGTGTTCACCGTGGAGCACGTGAACGGCGAGTTCGTGGCCGCGCGCGACCCGGTGGTGCTGCTGGAGGCCGACGTCACGCCCAGCGTGCTGCTGCGCCTGCCCAACGAGGACGCGGTGAAGCTGCGGCCCGGCATGCCGGCCACGGTGGCGGTGCCCTTCGAGAACAGGCAGTATCCGGCGCGGATCTCCGCCATCGGCCTGGCCGCGGCTTCGGCGGCGGCCGCCGTCACGCAGGAGGGCGGGCTCGACCAGACCCTGGTGAAGGTCGACTTCGACGACCGCCAGGTGCGGCTGCCGGCCAATGCGCGCGTGAACGTCTGGATCCGGAACCCCTCGCTGCCCTGGTCATGA
- a CDS encoding UDP-glucose dehydrogenase family protein encodes MNVTIIGTGYVGLVTGACLAELGNNVFCLDVDQAKIHLLNAGGMPIHEPGLEEIIARNVEEGRLVFSSDPAAATAFADVQFIAVGTPPDEDGAADLQYVLAAARSIGRHMQGFKAVVDKSTVPVGTAEKVAAAIREELAARGADIEFAVASNPEFLKEGAAVEDFMRPDRIVLGVDETPAGERALALLRELYRPFNRNHERTRVMDVRSAEFTKYAANAMLATRISFMNELANLADRVGADIELVRQGIGSDPRIGYSFLYAGTGYGGSCFPKDVDALCRTASENGHGLQILDAVQRVNQAQKKVLLEKVWAQFGRRLAGRSFAVWGLAFKPGTDDMREAPSRSIIEALLRAGATVRAHDPVAQEQAARALAGDLADHPELLRNLTFVPKPLDAAQGADALIVLTEWKSYKSPNLRALREALRSPLVLDGRNIYDLHAMAAAGLTYLGIGRNNLALLKEQMQVAPITVANEVTREEPIEVLVELAAQAAAETKALGEEAS; translated from the coding sequence ATGAACGTCACCATCATCGGGACCGGCTACGTGGGCCTGGTCACCGGCGCCTGCCTCGCCGAACTGGGGAACAACGTGTTCTGCCTCGACGTCGACCAGGCCAAGATCCACCTGCTGAACGCGGGCGGCATGCCGATCCACGAGCCGGGGCTGGAGGAGATCATCGCGCGCAACGTGGAGGAAGGACGCCTCGTGTTCTCCTCCGACCCCGCCGCGGCCACCGCCTTCGCCGATGTGCAGTTCATCGCCGTCGGCACGCCGCCCGACGAGGACGGGGCCGCGGACCTGCAGTACGTGCTGGCCGCCGCGCGCAGCATCGGCCGCCACATGCAGGGCTTCAAGGCCGTCGTCGACAAGTCCACGGTGCCCGTGGGGACGGCGGAAAAGGTGGCGGCCGCGATCCGCGAGGAGCTGGCCGCACGCGGCGCCGACATCGAATTCGCGGTGGCGAGCAACCCCGAGTTCCTGAAGGAAGGGGCGGCAGTGGAGGACTTCATGCGGCCGGACCGCATCGTGCTGGGCGTGGACGAGACGCCCGCCGGCGAGCGCGCGCTCGCTTTGCTGCGCGAGCTGTACCGCCCGTTCAACCGCAACCACGAGCGCACGCGCGTGATGGACGTGCGCAGCGCGGAGTTCACCAAGTACGCTGCCAACGCGATGCTGGCCACCCGCATCAGCTTCATGAACGAACTGGCCAACCTGGCCGACCGCGTCGGCGCCGACATCGAGCTGGTGCGCCAGGGCATAGGCTCCGACCCGCGCATCGGCTACAGCTTCCTCTATGCCGGCACCGGTTATGGCGGCAGCTGCTTCCCCAAGGACGTCGACGCGCTGTGCCGCACCGCCAGCGAGAACGGCCATGGGCTGCAGATCCTGGATGCAGTGCAGCGCGTGAACCAGGCGCAGAAGAAGGTGCTGCTGGAGAAGGTCTGGGCGCAGTTCGGCCGCCGGCTCGCGGGCCGCTCCTTCGCCGTGTGGGGGCTCGCCTTCAAGCCCGGCACCGACGACATGCGCGAGGCGCCCAGCCGCTCCATCATCGAGGCGCTGCTGCGCGCCGGCGCCACGGTGCGCGCGCACGACCCGGTGGCGCAGGAGCAGGCAGCGCGCGCGCTGGCCGGCGACCTGGCCGACCATCCCGAGCTGCTGCGCAACCTGACCTTCGTGCCCAAGCCGCTGGATGCCGCGCAAGGCGCGGATGCACTGATCGTGCTGACCGAGTGGAAGAGCTACAAGAGCCCGAACCTGCGGGCGCTGCGGGAGGCCTTGCGTTCACCGCTGGTGCTGGATGGGCGGAACATCTATGACCTGCACGCGATGGCGGCGGCGGGGCTGACGTACCTGGGGATCGGGCGGAACAACCTGGCGTTGTTGAAGGAGCAGATGCAGGTCGCGCCGATCACGGTGGCGAACGAGGTCACCAGGGAGGAGCCGATCGAGGTGCTGGTGGAGCTCGCGGCGCAGGCGGCCGCGGAGACGAAGGCGCTCGGCGAGGAAGCATCCTGA
- a CDS encoding SpoVR family protein, whose translation MMEAELLTPSDAKKDESRRLPSPSDWNFDLIETYFQAIRRTAERFGLDTYPSQLELISSEQMLDAYASVGMPVNYRHWSYGKHFIQSEKSYRRGHMGLAYEIVINSDPCIAYLMEENTMPMQALVMAHACFGHNSFFKGNYLFRMWTDASSIIDYLVYAKSFVTECEERHGIDAVEQVLDACHALMNYGVDRYRRPQKISMVEEEQRRKDREDYLQQQVNDMWRTLPAKAGKQAEKKTRRFPEEPQENILYFIEKNAPLLEPWQREIVRIVRKIAQYFYPQRQTQVMNEGWATFWHYTLLNTMYDEGMLSDGYMMEILSSHTNVVFQPPVTHPAYSGINPYALGFAMFTDIKRICQNPTDEDREWFPDLAGSDWIKSLDYAMRHFKDESFIGQYLSPKLMRDLRLFAIMDDSAQSELLVSAIHDDNGYRRLRESLSRQHDLGWREPNIQVWNVNARGDRSLTLRHIRHSDRPLDNSAEEVVKHVARLWGFRVRLESVDGHDRVMQHWEVTPPAAVH comes from the coding sequence ATGATGGAAGCCGAACTCCTTACCCCGTCGGACGCGAAGAAGGACGAGAGCCGGCGCCTGCCGAGCCCGTCCGACTGGAACTTCGACCTGATCGAAACCTACTTCCAGGCGATCCGCCGCACGGCGGAACGCTTCGGCCTGGACACCTATCCGAGCCAGCTGGAACTGATCTCGTCCGAGCAGATGCTCGACGCCTATGCCTCGGTGGGCATGCCGGTGAACTACCGCCACTGGTCCTACGGCAAGCACTTCATCCAGAGCGAGAAGAGCTACCGCCGCGGCCACATGGGGCTGGCGTACGAGATCGTGATCAACTCCGATCCCTGCATCGCCTACCTCATGGAGGAGAACACGATGCCGATGCAGGCGCTGGTGATGGCGCACGCCTGCTTCGGGCACAACTCCTTCTTCAAGGGCAACTACCTGTTCCGGATGTGGACGGACGCCAGCTCGATCATCGACTACCTGGTCTATGCCAAGAGCTTCGTCACCGAATGCGAGGAGCGCCACGGCATCGACGCGGTGGAACAGGTGCTGGACGCCTGCCATGCGCTGATGAACTACGGCGTGGACCGCTATCGCCGGCCGCAGAAGATCTCCATGGTGGAGGAGGAGCAGCGCCGCAAGGACCGCGAGGACTACCTGCAGCAGCAGGTCAACGACATGTGGCGCACGCTGCCCGCCAAGGCCGGCAAGCAGGCCGAGAAGAAGACGCGCCGCTTCCCCGAGGAGCCGCAGGAAAACATCCTGTACTTCATCGAGAAGAACGCGCCGCTGCTGGAGCCCTGGCAGCGTGAGATCGTGCGCATCGTGCGCAAGATCGCGCAGTACTTCTATCCGCAGCGGCAGACGCAGGTGATGAACGAGGGCTGGGCCACGTTCTGGCACTACACGCTGCTGAACACCATGTACGACGAGGGCATGCTCTCGGACGGCTACATGATGGAGATCCTCAGCTCGCACACCAACGTGGTGTTCCAGCCGCCGGTGACGCATCCGGCCTATAGCGGCATCAACCCGTATGCGCTGGGCTTCGCCATGTTCACGGACATCAAGCGCATCTGCCAGAACCCGACCGACGAGGACCGCGAGTGGTTCCCGGACCTGGCGGGCAGCGACTGGATCAAGTCGCTGGACTACGCGATGCGGCACTTCAAGGACGAGAGCTTCATCGGCCAGTACCTGTCGCCCAAGCTGATGCGCGACCTGCGCCTGTTCGCCATCATGGACGACTCGGCGCAATCCGAGCTGCTGGTCTCCGCCATCCACGACGACAACGGCTACCGGCGCCTGCGCGAGTCGCTGTCGCGGCAGCACGACCTGGGCTGGCGCGAGCCGAACATCCAGGTGTGGAACGTCAATGCGCGCGGCGACCGCTCGCTGACCCTGCGCCACATTCGCCACAGCGACCGTCCGCTGGACAACAGCGCAGAGGAAGTGGTGAAGCACGTCGCCCGCCTGTGGGGCTTCCGCGTCCGGCTGGAAAGCGTGGACGGCCACGACCGCGTGATGCAGCACTGGGAAGTGACACCGCCGGCGGCGGTGCATTGA
- a CDS encoding YeaH/YhbH family protein gives MLHQVIDRRLSGKNKSIGNRERFLRRYRDQIKEAVRKAVGDRGIKDIEGGADITLPRRDVTEPVFGHAPGGSRELVHPGNQEYVRGDRIQRPQGGGGGGNGSGASPDGQGEDDFVFRISREEFMNYFFDDLALPRMLRTQLLADVPEWKMRRAGFISEGNPTSLHVVRSMRVGLARRIAMGGDPRRELKEAEQQLALLEASGTEAELEKQRVVVEELRARLKRVPFLDPFDLRYRNRIREPKPTSKAVMFCLMDVSGSMDESRKDLAKRFFILLYLFLSKHYEKTEVVFIRHHTQAAEVTEDEFFHATESGGTVVSSALTLMNDIIRERYMGSEWNIYGAQASDGDNWQQDSSKCRELLDNKILPLVRYYAYVQVADEDQNLWEEYTRVRDANPHFAMQKICTPSQIFPVFRDLFKKTPQAA, from the coding sequence ATGCTCCACCAGGTCATCGACCGGCGCCTGTCGGGGAAAAACAAGTCGATCGGCAACCGGGAGCGCTTCCTCAGGCGCTACCGGGACCAGATCAAGGAAGCCGTGCGCAAGGCGGTCGGTGACCGCGGCATCAAGGACATCGAGGGGGGCGCGGACATCACGCTGCCCCGCCGCGATGTGACCGAGCCGGTGTTCGGCCACGCGCCGGGCGGCAGCCGCGAGCTGGTGCACCCGGGCAACCAGGAGTACGTGCGCGGCGACCGCATCCAGCGGCCGCAGGGCGGCGGCGGGGGCGGCAACGGCAGCGGCGCTTCGCCGGATGGCCAGGGCGAGGACGATTTCGTCTTCCGCATCTCGCGCGAAGAGTTCATGAACTACTTCTTCGACGACCTGGCGCTCCCGCGCATGCTGCGCACCCAGCTGCTGGCCGACGTGCCCGAATGGAAGATGCGCCGCGCCGGCTTCATCTCCGAGGGCAACCCGACCAGCCTGCACGTGGTGCGCTCGATGCGCGTGGGCCTCGCCCGCCGCATCGCGATGGGCGGCGACCCGCGCCGCGAGCTGAAGGAGGCCGAACAGCAACTGGCCTTGCTGGAGGCAAGCGGCACCGAGGCCGAGCTCGAGAAGCAGCGCGTAGTGGTGGAAGAACTGCGCGCGCGGCTGAAGCGCGTGCCGTTCCTGGACCCCTTCGACCTGCGCTACCGCAACCGCATCCGCGAGCCCAAGCCCACCAGCAAGGCCGTGATGTTCTGCCTGATGGACGTCTCGGGCTCGATGGACGAGTCGCGCAAGGACCTCGCCAAGCGCTTCTTCATCCTGCTGTACCTGTTTCTGTCCAAGCACTACGAGAAGACCGAGGTGGTGTTCATCCGCCACCACACGCAGGCGGCCGAGGTGACGGAAGACGAGTTCTTCCACGCCACGGAGTCCGGCGGCACGGTCGTCTCAAGCGCGCTCACGCTGATGAACGACATCATCCGCGAGCGCTACATGGGCAGCGAGTGGAACATCTACGGCGCGCAGGCCTCGGACGGCGACAACTGGCAGCAGGATTCGTCCAAGTGCCGCGAGCTCCTGGACAACAAGATCCTGCCGCTGGTGCGCTACTACGCCTACGTGCAGGTGGCCGACGAGGACCAGAACCTGTGGGAGGAGTACACGCGCGTGCGTGACGCCAACCCGCACTTCGCCATGCAGAAGATCTGCACGCCCTCGCAAATCTTCCCGGTGTTCCGGGACCTGTTCAAGAAGACTCCGCAGGCCGCATGA